The genomic interval AGATCTTCTCCGGCTTTTTCAATATTTCCATTTAAAAGATTTTGGATAAATTCAGGAATATTGGTGGCTATAGGACAGTGCCTTGTACACTGGGGATTTTTGCAGTTTAAACATCGTTTAGCTTCATCGATAATATGTTTTGACATAAACATCACTCCTGCTTTAAGAAATTTAATATTAATTTTATAACAATTATAGAGGAAGAACAAGAAAAAAACATAAATATTCAGAAGAGTTAAATGTTTAACGAATAATGTAACTGGAAAGCAGGCTGCAAAGGGAAAAATTAAAAATGAACATATTCCAAAAATTACATAAAAGCATTAGTAAACAATAAAACAAAGAAGTTATAAGGAGTACATATTCTTATCTGAAAAATCACAGGATTTACAATATTTTTTAATTATTAAAAACGTTTGACAAATCTACAAATTGTAATATATACTGGCAATACAACATTTATACATTCTTTTATACACTATTCATCGTAAGGAGGACAAATAATGAGTATAAAAACTACAAGTGTAAAAAAACGCGGACTTTTTAATAAGTTTTTAGACATGGTTGAAGTAGTAGGAAACACACTACCCCATCCAGTTACTCTATTTGCTATTTTCAGTTTAGCTGTAATTATTATTTCAGCGATAGCTGAGTCAGCCGGAATAAAAGTAGAATTCGAAAGAATTATTATTGGAAGCGGCGAAACTGAGATGGCAACTGTTGAAGCTGTCAGTCTGTTAACAGTAGATGGTATTAGAAGAATTTTCTCCAATGCCGTCACCAACTTTACAAGCTTTGCTCCATTAGGAACAGTGCTTGTGGCCATGTTAGGGGTTGGGGTTGCTGAAGGTACAGGACTAGTACAAGCAGGTCTAAGAAAACTAGTTTTAAGTACACCTCAAAAACTAATTACAGCGGTAGTTGTTTTTGCTGGTGTTATGTCAAACGTAGCGTCTGATGCAGGCTACGTTGTGTTGGTTCCATTGGGGGCATTGATCTTTTTAAGCTTTGGCAGACATCCATTGGCGGGTTTAGCAGCTGCCTTCGCCGGAGTATCCGGTGGTTTCAGTGCCAACCTAATAGTTGGTACCCTTGATCCATTACTGGGTGGTATGTCTGAACAAGCAGCACAAATGTACATGCCGGGCTATGAGGTACAACCAACAGCTAACCTTTACTTTATGATTGCTTCCACATTCTTGATTACAATTATAGGTACCATTGTAACAGAGAAAATTGTTGAGCCAAGATTAGGTAAATATACAGGTAATAAAGTAGCCGACATTCAAGGTGTAAGTAAAGAGGAATCTAGAGGACTACTATTTGCTGGTATTGCCTTCATAGTATTTGTAATAGGTCTGTTGATCATGACAGTTCCTCAAAATGCTATTTTAAGAGCTGAAGATGGAAAATTATTGGCTGGTTCAGCCTTTATGGCGGGATTGGTTCCAATTATTGCTTTATTTTTCATGATACCTGGTATTGCCTATGGTATCGGAGCCGGAACAGTGAAAAATGATAAGGATATCGCTGGCTTCATGGGTAAAGCCATGTCAACAATGGGTGGATATTTAGTACTTGCCTTTGTTGCAGCCCAATTCGTAAGTTACTTTACCTGGACAAACCTAGGAACAATTTTAGCGGTTAAAGGTGCAAATTTCCTACAGTCAACAGGTATGACAGGCATTCCAATGTTAATAGGTTTCATCTTTGTATCAGGATTTATCAACCTATTTATCGGAAGTGCTTCAGCTAAGTGGGCTATTATGGCACCAGTGTTTGTACCAATGTTAATGGCTATTGGTTATTCCCCAGAGTTTACA from Natronincola ferrireducens carries:
- a CDS encoding AbgT family transporter, with amino-acid sequence MSIKTTSVKKRGLFNKFLDMVEVVGNTLPHPVTLFAIFSLAVIIISAIAESAGIKVEFERIIIGSGETEMATVEAVSLLTVDGIRRIFSNAVTNFTSFAPLGTVLVAMLGVGVAEGTGLVQAGLRKLVLSTPQKLITAVVVFAGVMSNVASDAGYVVLVPLGALIFLSFGRHPLAGLAAAFAGVSGGFSANLIVGTLDPLLGGMSEQAAQMYMPGYEVQPTANLYFMIASTFLITIIGTIVTEKIVEPRLGKYTGNKVADIQGVSKEESRGLLFAGIAFIVFVIGLLIMTVPQNAILRAEDGKLLAGSAFMAGLVPIIALFFMIPGIAYGIGAGTVKNDKDIAGFMGKAMSTMGGYLVLAFVAAQFVSYFTWTNLGTILAVKGANFLQSTGMTGIPMLIGFIFVSGFINLFIGSASAKWAIMAPVFVPMLMAIGYSPEFTQLAYRIGDSTTNIITPLMSYFAVIVAFAQKYDKETGIGTIISTMVPYSLLFMVGWILLFVLWFVLGLPLGPGANILM